One Campylobacter sputorum subsp. sputorum DNA segment encodes these proteins:
- a CDS encoding pimeloyl-ACP methyl esterase BioG family protein: protein MQVKFIKNNAKNKKLILIFLGYSFLPQCLNVLIANTQKKEFDLCVVYDYSNLNFDILQDILQYKHIYLIAWSMGVWAANLVFQSDKFNDINLIKKVAINGTIYGIDDERGIPKNLFKKSIDEFDFENFKRLCFLKDLDKVDFEFGKNPKNELEQIYIFSQQNNKIKDSLNIDKTIISKRDFIFPTTAYTNLTCEKKFINAPHFPFFYFKNFGEIFEI, encoded by the coding sequence ATGCAAGTTAAATTTATAAAAAATAATGCCAAAAATAAAAAACTTATATTGATTTTTTTAGGATATTCGTTTTTACCACAATGCTTAAATGTATTAATTGCAAATACTCAAAAAAAAGAGTTTGATTTGTGTGTGGTTTATGACTATTCAAATTTAAATTTTGATATATTGCAAGATATTTTACAATACAAACATATATATCTTATAGCTTGGTCTATGGGAGTTTGGGCTGCAAATTTAGTTTTTCAAAGTGATAAATTTAATGATATAAATTTAATAAAAAAAGTAGCAATAAATGGAACTATTTATGGTATAGATGATGAGCGAGGCATACCAAAGAATTTGTTTAAAAAAAGTATAGATGAGTTTGATTTTGAAAACTTTAAAAGACTTTGTTTTTTAAAAGATTTAGACAAAGTTGATTTTGAATTTGGCAAAAATCCTAAAAATGAACTAGAACAAATTTATATTTTTTCGCAACAAAATAATAAAATAAAAGATAGTTTAAATATCGATAAAACCATCATTTCAAAAAGAGATTTTATATTTCCAACTACTGCTTATACAAATTTAACTTGCGAAAAAAAGTTTATAAACGCTCCGCATTTTCCATTTTTTTATTTCAAAAATTTTGGAGAAATTTTTGAAATTTAA
- a CDS encoding methyltransferase domain-containing protein — translation MKFKTAKNYEDFAYAQKFAAKKLINELKKHSLYYKNIYEIGCGCGVLTKFILKELDFKDIILNDIYKSDFMNGNFSTQIGDIRDIKMPSNLDLIVSSSVFQWFDKRGEFEKLIDKIYLSLNSGGIFAFCMFINGTLYELSSFTKQGLNYKTDKEILSLLSDFKILNFINDEYIAKFNNLKELLNHLKQTGVNNINGNFKLTKSSILALENHFENDFSLSYKFINVVCKKA, via the coding sequence TTGAAATTTAAAACAGCAAAAAATTATGAAGATTTTGCATATGCTCAAAAATTTGCAGCAAAAAAGCTTATAAATGAGCTAAAAAAACATTCATTATATTATAAAAATATATATGAGATAGGCTGTGGTTGTGGGGTTTTAACAAAATTTATTTTAAAAGAGTTGGATTTTAAAGATATTATTTTAAATGATATTTATAAAAGTGATTTTATGAATGGAAATTTTTCAACACAAATAGGCGATATTAGAGATATTAAAATGCCTTCAAATTTAGATTTGATTGTATCAAGTTCAGTTTTTCAATGGTTTGATAAAAGAGGCGAGTTTGAAAAACTCATAGATAAAATTTATCTATCTCTAAACAGTGGCGGTATATTTGCTTTTTGTATGTTTATAAACGGAACACTTTATGAGTTAAGCAGTTTTACAAAACAGGGGCTTAATTATAAAACAGACAAAGAAATTTTATCATTATTGTCAGATTTTAAAATTTTAAACTTTATAAACGATGAATATATTGCTAAATTTAATAACTTAAAAGAGCTTTTAAATCATTTAAAACAAACTGGTGTTAATAATATAAATGGAAATTTTAAGCTTACTAAAAGTAGCATTTTAGCATTAGAAAATCACTTTGAAAATGATTTTTCATTGAGTTATAAATTTATAAATGTAGTATGCAAAAAGGCATGA
- a CDS encoding malic enzyme-like NAD(P)-binding protein encodes MEKTLQNQALEYHLGGKVAISVTKPCVNSKDLSLAYSPGVAEPCKEIQRDENLVYKYTSKSNLVAVISNGTAVLGLGDIGAAASKPVMEGKAVLFKKFANVDAFDIEINERDPKKIVEICKAISVGFGGINLEDIKAPECFEIERELQKAVNIPIMHDDQHGTAMITTAGLINALEISKKDIKNIRVVVNGSGASGIACAKMYKELGVQNIIMLDSKGVIHDGRNDLNEQKKEFAIHTDLRTLQDAMNGADMFLGLSKGGVVSKDMVKSMAKNPIIFALANPVPEIFPHEIMEVRDDAMIGTGRSDFPNQINNVLGFPYIFRGALDVHARKITPNMKMAAAKALAMLAREPVSKEILDLTKNPNLTFGKDYIIPNPFDKRVLFAVAPEVAKAAFNDGVAGINNFDEKEYLESLRINFLEKHL; translated from the coding sequence ATGGAAAAAACTTTACAAAATCAGGCTTTAGAGTATCATTTAGGTGGAAAGGTAGCTATTAGTGTTACAAAACCTTGCGTAAATTCAAAAGATCTCTCTCTTGCTTATAGCCCTGGTGTTGCTGAGCCTTGCAAAGAGATTCAAAGAGATGAAAATTTAGTTTATAAATATACATCAAAATCAAATTTAGTAGCTGTAATAAGCAATGGAACAGCAGTTTTAGGACTTGGAGATATAGGTGCAGCAGCAAGTAAGCCAGTAATGGAAGGAAAGGCTGTTTTATTTAAAAAATTTGCAAATGTTGATGCTTTTGATATAGAAATAAACGAAAGAGATCCTAAAAAAATAGTTGAAATTTGTAAAGCCATCTCAGTTGGATTTGGCGGTATAAATTTAGAAGATATAAAAGCACCTGAGTGTTTTGAAATAGAAAGAGAGCTTCAAAAAGCAGTTAATATCCCTATAATGCACGATGATCAACACGGAACTGCAATGATAACAACCGCAGGTCTTATAAATGCACTTGAAATTTCAAAAAAAGATATCAAAAATATACGAGTTGTCGTAAATGGAAGTGGTGCATCTGGCATAGCTTGTGCAAAAATGTATAAAGAACTCGGTGTACAAAATATAATAATGCTTGATTCAAAGGGTGTTATTCATGATGGTAGAAATGATTTAAATGAGCAAAAAAAGGAATTTGCAATTCACACGGATCTTAGAACTTTACAAGATGCTATGAATGGTGCTGATATGTTTTTAGGACTTAGCAAAGGTGGTGTCGTTAGTAAAGATATGGTTAAATCTATGGCAAAAAATCCTATAATATTTGCACTTGCAAATCCTGTTCCTGAAATTTTTCCTCACGAGATAATGGAAGTTAGAGATGATGCTATGATTGGCACTGGAAGAAGCGATTTTCCAAACCAAATAAATAATGTTTTAGGCTTCCCATATATTTTTAGAGGTGCTCTTGATGTGCATGCAAGAAAAATAACGCCAAATATGAAAATGGCTGCAGCAAAAGCTCTTGCAATGCTTGCAAGAGAACCTGTAAGTAAGGAAATTTTAGATTTAACTAAAAATCCAAATTTAACTTTTGGAAAAGATTATATCATACCAAATCCTTTTGATAAAAGAGTGCTTTTTGCTGTTGCACCAGAGGTTGCTAAGGCTGCATTTAATGATGGTGTTGCTGGTATTAATAATTTTGATGAAAAAGAGTATTTAGAGTCATTAAGAATCAACTTTTTAGAAAAACATTTATAA
- a CDS encoding monooxygenase, producing the protein MVILQITFDYSGGYGEKMYEECKDLAQSITMEKGFLWKIWTENSKKNIAGGIYAFDNEQNAQNYTNMHIKRLENFKVAKNFKYEILNTNEKLSKITHFEIQ; encoded by the coding sequence ATGGTTATTTTGCAAATTACTTTTGATTATAGTGGCGGATATGGTGAGAAAATGTATGAAGAGTGCAAAGACTTAGCACAAAGCATAACAATGGAAAAAGGATTTTTATGGAAAATATGGACAGAAAATAGTAAAAAAAATATAGCTGGCGGAATTTATGCATTTGATAATGAACAAAACGCACAAAATTACACCAATATGCATATAAAAAGGCTTGAAAACTTCAAAGTTGCTAAAAATTTCAAATACGAAATTCTAAACACAAATGAAAAACTATCCAAAATAACACATTTTGAAATACAATAA